In Gopherus evgoodei ecotype Sinaloan lineage chromosome 21, rGopEvg1_v1.p, whole genome shotgun sequence, a single window of DNA contains:
- the LOC115638002 gene encoding olfactory receptor 14A16-like, translating to MTNQTSVTEFRLLGFSDIRELQILHFLVFLFAYVAAFMGNFLIIVLVTLDHHLHSPMYFFLKNMSFLDLCYISATVPKSMVNAIMQCHSISFHGCYLQLFFFITFGAAELALLTVMAYDRYLAICSPLRYRTVMNSRACVQMAAGSWLSGALYSVLHVGNSFSLPFCGPNFVHQFFCDIPPLLQLSCSDTQPNKVHNIVLALCYGLICFTFIFVSYIHIFNTVVRIPSAEGRYKAFSTCLPHLIVVSLFIGTGFFMYMKPYPRVPSTQDMLAPVLYAVVPPVLNPIIYSLRNKEIKGALRKVKRQAWNMATYFQ from the coding sequence ATGACCAACCAAACATCTGTGACTGAATTCCGTCTCCTGGGATTTTCTGACATACGCGAGCTGCAGATCTTGCACTTTCTTGTGTTCCTGTTTGCTTACGTGGCTGCCTTCATGGGGAATTTCCTCATCATCGTCCTTGTGACCCTCGACCATCACCTCCAcagccccatgtacttcttcctcaaGAACATGTCGTTCTTAGACCTCTGCTACATCTCTGCCACTGTCCCCAAATCCATGGTGAATGCCATCATGCAGTGCCACTCCATTTCTTTCCATGGCTGCTACCTGCAGTTGTTTTTCTTCATCACGTTTGGGGCAGCAGAATTGGCCTTGCTGACAGTCATGGCATATGACCGCTACCTGGCCATCTGCAGCCCTCTGAGATACAGGACAGTTATGAACAGCAGAGCATGTGTCCAGATGGCTGCAGGGTCCTGGCTTAGTGGAGCACTGTATTCAGTGTTGCACGTGGGTAACTCATTCAGTTTACCCTTCTGTGGGCCCAACTTTGTCCACCAGTTCTTCTGCGACATcccacccctcctgcagctctcttGCTCTGACACACAGCCCAACAAGGTCCACAACATCGTCTTAGCCCTCTGCTATGGTTTGATCTGCTTCACCTTTATCTTTGTGTCCTACATTCACATTTTCAATACTGTAGTGAGAATCCCCTCTGCAGAGGGCAGGTATAAAGCCTTTTCCACGTGCCTGCCCCACCTGATTGTAGTCTCCTTGTTCATCGGCACTGGATTCTTCATGTACATGAAGCCATATCCTAGGGTCCCGTCCACTCAAGACATGTTGGCTCCTGTGCTGTATGCTGTTGTACCACCGGTACTGAACCCTATTATCTACAGCCTCAGGAATAAAGAGATAAAAGGAGCGCTGAGAAAAGTGAAAAGACAGGCATGGAATATGGCCACGTATTTCCAATAA